Within the Dolichospermum compactum NIES-806 genome, the region CCAAAAAGGTTTACCAAAACCTTCTCTGATAGCTTGTACTCCTGCATAAACATTATTAACTAAAATATCCAATTTACCATTTTGTTCTCTCTCAATCTGGGCAAAAAGTTGGTGGATTTGCTCATCATCACTATGATCAACTCGCACAGAAATACAAACCCCACCAGCTTCTCTAACGGCGGTTTCAGTTTCTCGTAAACTCCCACCAAGACCGTCATTATTAGCTTCAAGAGTGCGTCCTGTAATATAGACTGTAGCACCAGCTTCACCTAATCCAATCGCAATTCCTTTGCCAATCCCTCTAGTAGCACCTGTGACTAATGCTATTTTTCCTTGCAGATGTTTAATCATTTTTTTATCAGGAAATTTGTATTTTTAGTATAAAATTATTATATTAATATTTTCAATTATGTTACCTGGTGTTTCTCTTGAAGATCATGCTTGTGCATTATTAAAGAGTGATACTTGGTTTCTGCATGAACATCCTTAAATTTATTTAAACATATTTATTTTTATTGAAATACAAATAAGATGTGTTTGTTAATCAATACTTCGCAACGCTAACGCTTTTTGCAATTTGGCAAAGGTATTGGGCGTTGCTGATTAAGGGTATGAATTTTAGTCTCACGCAAAGGCGCAAAGACGCACTGAGGTTTGAGTTTTAAAGTAGGACTTACGCACGCTCACTAATTTACCATGATATGAATGAACGAAATTGCGTCGTTTTCGGCTTTGGGAATAACTTATTGAGTAGGGTGCGTCAGATAGAGGGAATCTGTTTTTTTGTCAAAATATCGTGTCTGACGCACCCTACAAGGGATAAAATTTACGTTACATATTTGGGGAATCTTGTCAATGCGTAAATCCTATAAAGATTCAATTTGGGAATTTCATACCTCAATTCAGCAACGCCAGGTATTGTTGTTGAAGAAAAATTCACCGAATCGTAGATGTGATGGGGTTCTTAAACCCGGTTATTCATCCACCACTCGCACAAAGTTCATTCTGACTCCTTCTTCCTTCTTCCTTTTTCCTTCTTCCTTTTTCCTTCTTCCTTTTTCCTTCTTCCTTTTTCCTTCTTCCTTCTTCCTTCTTCCTCCTGACTCCTGACTCCTGACTCCCGACTCCCATTAATTTTTAAACATATCCTGAAAAGACAAGATATTGTTACAATATTTAACAACGTTGATTTAACTGGTGGCTTCTTCATGATGGTTAAGACACTTCCCCCTAGTTCTCGAACAAGTCAGGAGGACAGTCGCGGAGGCGAATTGTCCGTGATTGAGGTAGTAACAGAACAAAGTACACAGACGGTAGTAATCAAATCGGCGCAGGCTTCTCAACAGCCAAGGCACAGAGTGAGGACAGGATCTGAACCGGAGTCGGTGCTGTATGATCCTATGGAAATAGCAGCACAGTATAGTGGACGATTCCTGCAAGTTGTCCAGCGGATTCTGACGGTTTTAAAACCAATTCTTGCCTTTGTCTTTGGGTTATGGTGGGATAAGCAATGGGGAATTTTGGTTAAAAATGAACGTCGTCGCGCTGTTCAACTTAGAGAGTTATTAACAAAGTTAGGACCGGCTTACATTAAAATTGGTCAAGCTTTGTCCACTAGACCAGATTTAGTCCCACCAATTTACTTAGAAGAATTAACTAGACTCCAAGATCAATTACCAGCTTTTCCTAATGAAATAGCTTACCAATTTATTAAGGAAGAATTGGGAGCAACACCGTCAGAAATTTATGCAGAATTGTCGTCACAACCGATTGCGGCGGCTTCCTTGGGACAAGTATATAAAGGAAGATTGAAAACTGGGGAAGAAGTAGCGATTAAAGTCCAACGTCCAGATTTACGGGAACGAATTACAATAGATTTGTATATCTTGCGGAAACTGGCTGCTTGGGTACAGCGGAATTTCAAGCGGGTCCGTAGTGATTTAGTCGGAATTTTGGATGAGTTAGGCGATCGCATTTTTGAAGAAATGGACTATATTCATGAAGGCGAAAATGCAGAACGCTTTTTTGAATTATATGGTCACATGAAGGATATTTATGTACCAAAAATTTACTGGGAATACACCAACCGTCGCGTTTTAACGATGGAGTGGATTAACGGCATCAAATTAACTCAACCCGAAAAAATTGCGGCTTTAGGAATTAATGCCCGGTATTTAATTGAAGTTGGAGTTCAATGTTCTTTGCGTCAATTATTAGAACATGGATTTTTCCACGCTGACCCCCACCCAGGTAACTTGTTAGCGACAATGGATGGTAAATTAGCTTATCTCGATTTTGGCATGATGAGCGAAGTGAAACCAGCCCAACGTTATGGTTTAATTGAAGCAATTGTCCACGTCGTTAATCGGGAATTTGATAGTTTAGCAAAGGACTATGTAAAGTTAGAATTTCTCACTCCCGAAACAGACCTAACTCCCATTGTTCCAGCTTTTGCCAAGGTATTTGCTAACGCCCAAGGTGCAAGTGTCGCGGACTTGAATATTAAAAGCATCACCGATGATTTATCGGCTTTAATGTATGAATATCCTTTCCGAGTTCCCCCATATTACGCTTTAATTATTCGTTCGCTTGTGACTTTGGAAGGAATTGCAATTTATATAGATCCCGATTTCAAAGTTCTCAGTGAAGCCTATCCTTATGTTGCTAAAAGGCTGTTAACAGATCCCGCAAACGAGTTAAGAACATCATTACAAGAATTACTGTTTAAAGATGGTAAATTTCGCTGGAATCGTTTAGAAAACTTGTTGAAAAATGCCCGCAGTAACCAAGAATATGATCTGAACTTGGTCATTAATCAAGGAGTAGAATTTCTTTCCTCTGACCGAGG harbors:
- a CDS encoding ABC1 kinase family protein, which translates into the protein MMVKTLPPSSRTSQEDSRGGELSVIEVVTEQSTQTVVIKSAQASQQPRHRVRTGSEPESVLYDPMEIAAQYSGRFLQVVQRILTVLKPILAFVFGLWWDKQWGILVKNERRRAVQLRELLTKLGPAYIKIGQALSTRPDLVPPIYLEELTRLQDQLPAFPNEIAYQFIKEELGATPSEIYAELSSQPIAAASLGQVYKGRLKTGEEVAIKVQRPDLRERITIDLYILRKLAAWVQRNFKRVRSDLVGILDELGDRIFEEMDYIHEGENAERFFELYGHMKDIYVPKIYWEYTNRRVLTMEWINGIKLTQPEKIAALGINARYLIEVGVQCSLRQLLEHGFFHADPHPGNLLATMDGKLAYLDFGMMSEVKPAQRYGLIEAIVHVVNREFDSLAKDYVKLEFLTPETDLTPIVPAFAKVFANAQGASVADLNIKSITDDLSALMYEYPFRVPPYYALIIRSLVTLEGIAIYIDPDFKVLSEAYPYVAKRLLTDPANELRTSLQELLFKDGKFRWNRLENLLKNARSNQEYDLNLVINQGVEFLSSDRGAFIRDRLVDEFFNSIDAVSKNALHNFTYVLREKVGITAVHQIPSASVEQQQTLEYIKRIAGILRDTKGFDATKFAPQLAQIIVNPGVQLLSQQIATRVTQKAVTRVIRELLASE